Proteins encoded by one window of Chelatococcus sp. YT9:
- a CDS encoding TIGR00366 family protein translates to MRRPHPDAADDTAATETGAPPCRPLSTIAGRLVEFAERWFPDAYVFVLVSALVVAGATMLHGGSPLATSQAFGDGFWNLMPFTMQMAMVAIGGFIVATAPQARRALKSLAAIPRSGRGAIVMVGLLSIGLSLANWGLSLIFCGLLVREIARREDLRLDYRAAGAAGYLGLGCSFTLGITSSAAQLQANAASIPPDLLPITGVIDFSQTILTWQNGVVILLVTALSAAICYATAPGERAIRTARDLGISLDDEPKASDGPGRPGDRLEHSPVLSILVVLLALGWLWNTFGSGNPLMHLSGLNTYNFAFLMLGILLHWRPRNLVDAFSAAVPGVSGVLLQFPFYAGIAHMLTRVPNANGMTLSDTIAHWFVDASVNTTVFSLLVGAYSAVLGFFIPSAGGKWIVEAPYVMTAANQISAHLGWTVMVYNIAETLPNLINPFWMLPLLGILRLKPKDIIGYTSIQFFVHLPVVLLVAALLMSTFAYHPPVHPG, encoded by the coding sequence GTGAGGCGGCCGCATCCCGACGCCGCAGACGACACGGCGGCCACAGAAACGGGTGCTCCGCCATGCCGCCCGCTCTCCACGATCGCCGGACGCCTGGTGGAGTTCGCCGAGCGCTGGTTTCCCGATGCCTATGTCTTCGTGCTCGTCTCGGCTCTGGTCGTTGCGGGCGCCACCATGCTCCATGGCGGCTCTCCGCTCGCCACCAGCCAGGCGTTCGGCGACGGCTTCTGGAACCTTATGCCCTTCACGATGCAGATGGCGATGGTCGCGATCGGCGGCTTCATCGTCGCGACGGCACCGCAGGCGCGCCGAGCCTTGAAATCGCTGGCCGCGATTCCCCGCTCCGGCCGCGGCGCCATCGTCATGGTGGGACTGCTCAGCATCGGGCTGTCGCTGGCCAACTGGGGGCTCAGCCTCATCTTCTGCGGCCTCCTGGTCCGTGAGATCGCCCGGCGGGAGGATCTGCGTCTCGACTATCGCGCTGCCGGCGCCGCCGGCTATCTGGGCCTCGGCTGCAGCTTCACTCTGGGCATCACCTCGTCGGCGGCCCAACTCCAGGCGAATGCCGCCAGCATTCCGCCGGACCTGCTGCCGATCACCGGCGTCATCGACTTCTCGCAGACGATCCTGACCTGGCAGAACGGCGTGGTCATCCTGCTCGTTACCGCCCTGTCGGCCGCCATCTGCTATGCGACTGCGCCGGGCGAAAGGGCGATCCGTACCGCCCGGGATCTCGGTATTTCGCTCGACGACGAGCCGAAAGCCAGCGACGGGCCGGGGCGGCCGGGCGATAGGCTCGAACACAGCCCGGTGCTGTCGATCCTCGTCGTGCTGCTCGCACTTGGCTGGCTCTGGAATACGTTCGGCTCGGGCAATCCGCTGATGCATCTGTCCGGCCTCAACACCTATAATTTTGCCTTTCTGATGTTGGGTATCCTGCTGCACTGGCGCCCCCGCAACCTTGTCGACGCATTCAGCGCGGCGGTGCCGGGTGTGTCGGGCGTGCTGCTGCAATTCCCTTTCTACGCCGGCATCGCTCACATGCTCACGCGCGTTCCTAACGCAAATGGCATGACCTTGTCCGACACCATTGCCCACTGGTTCGTGGACGCCTCGGTGAACACCACGGTCTTCTCGCTCCTGGTGGGGGCGTATTCAGCCGTGCTCGGCTTCTTCATCCCCTCGGCCGGCGGCAAATGGATTGTCGAGGCGCCCTATGTCATGACCGCGGCCAACCAGATCAGCGCCCATCTCGGCTGGACGGTGATGGTCTACAACATAGCCGAGACGTTGCCGAACCTCATCAATCCGTTCTGGATGCTGCCCCTGTTGGGGATTTTGCGCCTCAAGCCCAAGGATATCATCGGTTATACGTCGATCCAGTTCTTCGTCCACCTCCCGGTGGTGTTACTGGTGGCGGCGCTATTGATGAGTACCTTCGCCTATCACCCTCCCGTTCACCCGGGATGA
- a CDS encoding VOC family protein, whose product MTPNWFDNVEWRRHPWPGLNWLTASLLFEDVRAAIDFYTETMGFVTIFELPADEGSLAFARMRYRGANFTMNSTDFETGLRAPRLGEPGSFLFYIYVDDVNLTVARMAERSARVVIAPRTEFWGDVRARLTDPFGYVWDLAQRIDPGKDGHILS is encoded by the coding sequence ATGACACCCAATTGGTTCGACAATGTCGAATGGCGGCGACATCCGTGGCCGGGACTGAACTGGCTGACGGCTTCGCTGCTCTTCGAAGATGTCCGCGCCGCCATCGATTTCTATACCGAAACGATGGGCTTTGTGACGATCTTCGAGCTTCCTGCCGATGAGGGCAGCCTGGCATTCGCCCGCATGCGCTATCGTGGCGCCAACTTTACGATGAACTCAACAGACTTCGAGACGGGCCTCAGGGCACCCAGGCTTGGAGAGCCGGGCAGCTTTCTGTTTTACATCTATGTCGATGATGTGAATCTGACCGTGGCGCGGATGGCGGAGCGCAGTGCCAGGGTTGTCATTGCGCCAAGAACCGAGTTTTGGGGCGATGTGCGGGCACGGCTGACCGATCCGTTCGGCTATGTCTGGGATCTTGCGCAGCGGATTGATCCGGGGAAGGACGGGCATATTCTGTCCTGA
- a CDS encoding Spy/CpxP family protein refolding chaperone has translation MKKLKSAALAAAAGWLLVTNPAAHAEDMQPAAGTTIEIYTDADASAVLNARIAALKTVLDLTSEQQKLWPPVEGAIRSIASAAMARGKQRSEAAAPTDFLEVIERIGDAEATRAADLKSFVAAARPLVASLSDAQKNRMPGFLGMVGTATAPLSSESFWLFEEEER, from the coding sequence ATGAAGAAGCTCAAATCGGCGGCGCTCGCCGCTGCTGCCGGCTGGCTGCTCGTCACGAACCCCGCGGCTCACGCGGAAGACATGCAACCCGCCGCCGGCACCACCATCGAGATCTACACAGATGCCGATGCGAGCGCCGTGCTGAATGCCCGGATCGCCGCACTCAAGACGGTACTGGATCTCACATCCGAGCAGCAGAAGCTCTGGCCGCCGGTCGAAGGCGCAATCCGCAGCATCGCCTCCGCCGCGATGGCGCGCGGCAAGCAGCGCTCGGAAGCCGCGGCACCGACCGATTTCCTCGAGGTCATCGAACGAATCGGCGATGCGGAGGCGACGCGGGCCGCCGACCTGAAGTCCTTCGTCGCGGCCGCACGCCCCCTCGTCGCCTCGCTGAGCGATGCCCAGAAGAACCGCATGCCGGGCTTCCTCGGCATGGTCGGCACCGCGACCGCCCCCCTGTCCTCGGAGTCGTTCTGGCTGTTCGAGGAAGAGGAACGCTGA
- a CDS encoding 4-oxalocrotonate tautomerase, whose product MPIMEVRYAAGNLDAGRKAAIAGKLTDVMIRMEGGANTPGGRAFATVLFTPTATDDWWVGGTTDDTYVAAPGKFIVNIWIPEGYMNVAHKNEVHTWAAAAITEAMGSGEPGKGILTVINEVMEGNWGNAGHPISLASIADSVGLSKTSDRFAWSKSYFEAKARAMAEAGYPADVGGLWKAAAD is encoded by the coding sequence ATGCCGATCATGGAAGTACGCTATGCGGCCGGGAATCTCGATGCGGGCCGGAAGGCTGCGATCGCCGGCAAGCTCACCGACGTGATGATCCGGATGGAAGGCGGCGCCAATACGCCCGGCGGCCGCGCCTTCGCGACGGTGCTTTTCACCCCCACTGCCACGGATGACTGGTGGGTCGGCGGGACGACCGACGATACTTATGTCGCGGCTCCGGGGAAGTTCATCGTGAACATCTGGATCCCCGAAGGCTACATGAACGTCGCGCACAAGAACGAGGTTCATACCTGGGCGGCAGCGGCGATCACCGAGGCCATGGGCTCTGGCGAGCCCGGCAAAGGCATCCTCACCGTCATCAACGAGGTGATGGAGGGCAACTGGGGCAATGCGGGCCATCCGATCAGCCTCGCCAGCATCGCCGACAGCGTCGGCCTGTCGAAGACGAGCGACCGTTTCGCCTGGTCGAAGAGTTATTTCGAGGCCAAAGCGCGCGCCATGGCAGAGGCCGGATACCCAGCCGATGTGGGGGGCCTCTGGAAGGCGGCCGCCGACTGA
- a CDS encoding pirin family protein, producing MTKSFVLRAGERGHNVIHSDGAASSYVAGHPGSFITRDSSLNFNQYQSGRPGFGTVRVFGDEVFHGAGCGYNMHPHHNFIICAFVLEGELTHINTAGRGMVDQLRQGDYYVFSAGAGGKHCELSISPEEMNAIYLWLMPGQLYQAPTYHRAHFDLRTRRNRIVQLVGDADGALPVMQDLRVSRLVTDKAGAYSYAPRTSGHGVYVFVVDGSLESNVANLARRDSFGVTGIDEIQMNVADNSDVILVETVMIDDARIKQWEKDHGDDVNH from the coding sequence ATGACAAAGTCGTTCGTTCTCCGCGCCGGGGAGCGCGGCCACAATGTGATTCATTCCGATGGCGCCGCCTCGTCCTATGTTGCGGGACATCCGGGCAGCTTCATCACGCGCGACTCCAGCCTCAACTTCAACCAGTATCAGTCGGGGCGTCCGGGCTTCGGCACGGTGCGCGTGTTCGGCGACGAGGTCTTTCACGGCGCCGGGTGCGGCTACAACATGCACCCGCATCACAATTTCATCATCTGCGCCTTCGTACTGGAGGGTGAACTCACCCACATCAACACCGCCGGCCGCGGCATGGTCGACCAGCTGCGCCAGGGCGACTACTATGTCTTCTCGGCCGGAGCGGGCGGCAAGCATTGCGAATTGTCGATCAGCCCCGAGGAGATGAACGCCATCTATCTCTGGCTGATGCCGGGCCAGCTCTATCAGGCGCCGACCTATCATCGCGCGCATTTCGACCTGCGCACCCGCCGCAACCGCATCGTGCAACTGGTCGGCGACGCCGACGGCGCCCTGCCGGTGATGCAGGATCTGCGCGTCTCGCGTCTCGTGACCGACAAGGCCGGCGCCTACAGCTATGCGCCCCGCACCAGCGGACACGGCGTCTATGTGTTCGTGGTCGATGGCTCGCTCGAAAGCAATGTCGCCAACCTCGCACGCCGCGACAGCTTCGGCGTGACCGGCATCGACGAGATCCAGATGAATGTCGCCGACAATTCGGACGTCATCCTCGTCGAGACGGTGATGATCGACGACGCGCGGATCAAGCAATGGGAGAAGGACCATGGCGACGACGTCAACCACTGA
- a CDS encoding rubredoxin, producing the protein MKRWMCLGCGFSYDEALGLPEHGIAPGTRWQDIPEDWVCPDCGTPKSRFEMVVIGYSADGSSLAQSA; encoded by the coding sequence TTGAAGCGCTGGATGTGCCTCGGTTGCGGCTTCTCCTATGACGAAGCCCTCGGCCTACCGGAGCACGGCATCGCCCCCGGAACCCGTTGGCAGGACATTCCCGAGGATTGGGTCTGCCCGGACTGCGGAACCCCGAAGAGCCGTTTCGAGATGGTCGTCATCGGCTATTCGGCCGATGGCTCCAGCCTCGCCCAGTCGGCCTAG